GAAGCATGACCATACAAAGATCAGATGGTTTAAAGAAGTGGCACAAATAGCTTTTATTTCCTTAaggaaaacatagaatcatagaatgctttgggttggaagggacctccaaagctcatctaggccaacctcactgcaatggcagcttccactagatcaggttgctcagagtcttgcCCAGCCTTTCCTTGAGTATCTCTGGGGTTGGGACATcaaatacctccctgggcaacctgttgcagtgttccagcacgcTCACAGGAAAGAGCTTGTTCTTGacacccagtctaaacctgctcttctctaacATCAGCTGCTTATTTTGACAAAGGCaaactgcaggcagagagataAGTGCCGATGCTTGTAGTAGATCCAGTAAGAGGGAGACTCACCTTCTGAGGGCAGTAAAGTGCAGACTGTTATCTGGAGATGTAAGTGTATGTTCTAGATGGAGAGCGGGTCTCATtctgggcactgggtggcacGTTTAAGAAATCCCAAATCAGAATTGTATCGTCATGGGAACTACTGATGATCTGAAACTCATCAAACTGGAGTCTAAAGACACGTCCCGAATGTTCCTGCGAGCAACACAAAACCAAGTGAGCAAGGCAAGAGGAGGCAAACGTTTCAGTGGTACTCACAGGGGTATCTGGACACAGAAGGCTGTGTCCAACCCCTGGTGTGCTGGTTAATAAACCTGGAGTTCTAATTACACTCGAGCTTAAGCAAAGTTGCTTCTGCAGCTTTTTGCAGCAGAACACATGGCTCACAGATGCAGGGCTTGTAAAGCCTATGGCCTTCCCCGGCAGGGCCAGCCTGAGGTGATGAAAgccaagaggcagcagcactttGGAGGGCTAGCTGGCACTGACAGCCTGCTAGGACTCTCCTCTTACATAAGACTCATgtttggcactgctgctgactcTGGTTTTGCACGGCCCTGATACACCACATCAGAGCTTCACCCAAGATGAAGGCTGACTTATGAGTCAGGGTGACTGTGCTCAAAGGCTGCcacagaaagggagctggaggagtttATGCTCCATTGGCTCTTCCAAGGAATCTCAAAATGGGACTAAGAGACACATGAAAAGTTCTCTTCTTTGTCCTGCTTAGGCATTTTCTATCAAATTAAAAGCAGCACACTGCTTTTTTTAGTTAGAGAACTAACCAAAGCTGTCACACTGATCTCCAGACAGTGACCTGAGCTACAGAATGCCCACAGCAGAAGAATCAGCTCTGTCAGTACAACTAAATACATCCTATTCAGATGGAATGAAGGAAGAGTTAGATCTCACCTCTCTGCAAAAACTACTGGACAGCAAGAAAAATGAGAAGCATTTCTGGCCATGAAAGCACTTCTTTAGGTGTTGGAAAGGTCAAGCACAGGCTGAGTAAGACAGTTACCATCACATGCAGTCAATAACTTTGGGTTGCTACCAGCTTGTCAAACTGACCCCCACAGTAAACACACATTTCATTCTTTTTAAACAATGAACTAATTTTCTCAGTCTATTTTTAATTAAGTCAATTGTCATAAATCAACTCCCTTATTTACAAAGAAAACTATCACTGACAGCCCTGTGAAGTGACTGCAAATAACAGGATAATCCATTGAACTCAAccatcccttctcctctccacatctCTTCCTCTCTAACTGAAGGTTTAGGAGAAAGGTCTGGGAAAGGTTCACAAGATTCATCCCCTCTTTTTAATATGAGGAAATTTAAAGTACACTGATATCAGGGAAACACACCAGTAACCAGAATGACTAGAAAATCTCGATCTTTCTTTTAAGCTCAACTCTAAATCAttcatgtggtttttttttcttctttattctcAGCATAAGCAGCAGCCCAAGCTTTATAAAACATCCTGAGATTCTCAGCCCACTACCAAGTAACAAAATGCTTCTCACTCCCAACCAAAAGATCTGAGATAACCTCAAATGAATTAACTTTACATACCACCAACGTACGCAAGCATAATGTACTTGCTGGGGCACGAGGGTCAAGAGCAGCTTGCAAGTCCCAAACTTTAATTTTGCTataaaagaaaaccagaagGTTAATAGAAAGTCTTATTTCAAGGATAAGCACAAAAGAAACACCTCAAGCAATGGAGAACATTCCAGATTTCCCCTGCTGGTTCATCAGGATTAAGCAAAATGTTAGATCTGTCTTTGGTAAAATACTAAATCTGGTAAAACACAGGCGGGTTTGGGTTTCCTTTTTAGCAGCAGAGTGAATGGACCAATGGGTTGGTTATATGGGAGACTAAGTATACACAAGCTACTCTGGAAATGCAGAGGAACTCAAAAGCTCACAGTGACGTTCCAGTGGGAAATAGGCTGGGTTTGACAGCCCCAGTGGGACACTAAACCCTAACAGAAGGCTAGAGGCATGTACAGTTCAAGAGTTGCTTTCAGTAACTGCTGCTTGCTTCAAGCATTAATcaggcagagaaagaaagggaggctTTGGCCGTGGCTGTAAGCTGTGTGTGTCCACTGAACACTGGCCAACTGAGCACATCAGGAATGCTGATGGCAGGGCTCCTGCCCTCAACCCAACAGAAATCATCACTGAAGACTTCCAAGAGCCTCACCAGATACAACTGTGCTCATGGCAGACATTTTTTGTGCTGCTGTCGTACAAAAAACAGCCTAAATTGCTCTAAGCACAAGGGATTGACTCCTGagggaagaaacaaagaaatgtCACCTCAGCCAACAAAAGTTTGAAAGTCACATTTGAGTGGTAACACAACTGAGCAGTGTGCTACACAGCACCAAAAAAGCAGTTTCTAGGCTACTTTTTTACAGCCTGCTGCATGGAAATGCACTCGGTGAAATACTTATCTCTAAGTCAAATCAGGagataactcctccagaagggAGCACaaagctcagaggctcagacaaTGCTTTGCTAGGAATGTTTAGAAACTGCTTTCAGCAACATACCCATCATAGGCTCCACTGACAATCCTCTTGTTGTCGAACCTGATGCATCGAACCAGTTCTTCGTGGCCTTCTAATACTCTTAAACAGGCACCACACTCAATGTCCCATAGCCTTAAGAGAACAGAGCAGACAGTCTTGGatcactgcaggctcagcactacCTCACCTGCAGGTCTGGAAGCATGGCAGTGAGTGGGCTTCTGTGGCAGACAGCACCTCACTGGCTTCAAAGGCATGAGAATGAGGACGGGTGCCTTGCATGCACTTCAGAGACAAGTTTGTGTTTCAGTACTGTGCCCACCTCCAAGCtttatgtccagttctgagtactgcctccagctctgtgctccccaaGAGACACAGGGCACTACtaaagtccagcagaggctccaaagatgctgaggggccagGAGCATCAATGTGGGCAtctctgagagacctggggctgctgacactgaagaagagcagcctgagaggcaatctgctcaatgctcagccaGAGCTGAAGGGTGGGGTCTGGTCAGTGGAGCACAGTGACAAGGTGCAACAGGCACAACCTGGAAACCAGGAGGtcccacctgaacaggagaaacttctttgatgtgagggtactggagtcctggagcaggctgcccagagaggtcctggagtctcctctggagagattccaaacccacctggccattttgatcctgggcaagctgctgtgggtgcccctgctttagcaggatggttggagtggatgatctccagagacctcttccaacctcaccatgctgagattctaTGTATCAAAACTGAGTCACTGAAAACCACATCCAAGTGAAGGTAGGACAGTGTACCAAGTTATCTTGGGAAATTTTTTCTACTTGCTTAAACCAACGATTCAAAGTTCAGAACATAATGACAAAAAACAGTGAGAAAAGTTTTCTTTACCTCTCCAAGCAGAAGCCAAGGTGATAAACCACGGCAACAATTAAGAAACTCAGTGTGAAAAAGTGGGGCACTGAGCTTTACATCAATGATAAACAAAGTTCATTCATACATCATCTGCTCCAGAAGCATGATGTGTAAGGAAGTTTTGcagatgcagcagtgcaggccaGCACCTAAGGTGAGAGGAAACCCTGTTCTCACACACATGCTGTTACACACCAACAGCAGCTGGTGGGCACCCACCTAATGGTGTTGTCTGAAGAGCCGCTGACGACTAGTCGATCCCTGTACTGCAGGCATGCAATGCCACGCTTGTGCCCGTTGAGAGTGCGAACAAACTCACACGtacttgtgctccagacctgtGAGACACAACAGAAAGGCTCCTCTCAGAATTACACCCAAACAAGGCATTGGAGTTCCAGCAGAAACCCTGAGGAACTCACAGACAGAACAGGTCTGAGGTCAGCCTTTGCTAGAACTGGAATGAAAActcatcctggggtgtattagaagggctgtggttagtaggttgagagaggttctgctcccccctctactcttccctagtgaggctgtatctggaatatcgtgtccagttctggaaccttcagtttaagaaggacctcaggaagTTGCTTGAGAATCCACCacacagccacaaagatgctcaagggaatggaacatctcccttatgaggaaaggctgagggagctggggctctgtagcTTTGAtaagaggagactgaagagTGACTTCATTCATGTTTCTAAAGAGGTGAAAGGCAGTgatgggaggacagagccaggctctgctcagtgatgtccaatggtaggacaaggggcaagggctgCAAGAtggaacagaggaggttccaccccAACATACAGGAAAACTTTTTCCCTTTGGGGGCAACACAGCCCTgaggcaggctgcccaaagaagttgtggagtttccttctctggagactttcaaaacctgcctggatgcactcctgtgtgacctgttctggcagggagtGCTGGACTGGTTGAAGTctcaaggtccctcccaacccctaacattctgtgattttctacCTTAATAGGTAAGAATATCCCTTAAAATCAGATTAGAGTCAGAGTCAGTCTTAAGGTCCAACCTATATGAGAGCTCTCAACTCACTTTAATGGTCCTGTCCCCTGATGCTGACACAATGTACTTGTCATCGAAGTCCACCACGTTGACAGCAGCACGATGGCCAACTAAGACACGGCGCAGGGTGATGTCAGTTGGTGATGCCATATCCCAAACAGCAATTGATCTGTCCTTTGAGCACGTCACCATCAAGCCATTGCTGAATCTCAAATGAAGCACTGCTTCGTTGTGATGAATCAAGGTGTTCAGAACTTCACCTGTATTTACATCCCACACTCTGCAACAGAAAAGGGGTTTATTGCCAAGGAAGGGTGGTGGCTGGGCATGGTGCAAAGTGAAACATGAACAAGGCTGCTGTTACCCTGAATAGAGGGCTCTCTGATTATGTAACACCTCTCTGGGTTTGAgaaaggcaggaggatgggagTTGAGAGAAGTATACTTGTTTGCCTCTCAGATTTGTAAGCAACAATTAACAACAGTGAACCGCTAGGCCAGGAACTGCCTACGCTGGGACCAGAGCCAGGACGAATTGCTGCTTAGCAATTCCACAACTCTTCCAGGTGACTAAACCTTGTATGATGTATAAATTGATTGGACAGACCACAACAAATGCTAGCAAatatgtttatttgtttttttctccagtttaaCATCATTCATGTAAGTTTCACACATGCCAGTAGCAGCTGGGATGCAGCGCCCCCAGGAGCTACCTACTGCTTACATGAAGTGAAAGTTACACTAATTTAGAATTAGAACTTGAAGGGTGTTGAGCTCTGCTCTTCACTTTGTAGAAATGGGTACTGATGTATCAATGCAAGACACCAAGAAGTGACACTAAAAGAGACAAGGCTGTTCAACTGAGCTGTACCCAAGTGTCTTTACACTGACATTTCCCAACCATTACATTCATAAAAGCATTTAAACTCCATCATCACAACTGCAGACAATGCTCCATGTATACCAAATACTCTGGCACTAGTCAAGAGAAATGTCAGAAGGCACTAGAAGAAACCCAAACTGAAGGAAATATTCCATAGCTGGCCACCAGCTATTCTACAACTTCAGGACATGCCTTGAATTACCTGAGTCATAGTTCTACAAAATCcttaacacaaaaaaacccaaacacaaaaatcatatttgaaaagaagaaacaaaaccaaacaaaagcctcAAACTTGAAATTGATGCTTTGTTAAAGGTGCTCACTGATATTTAGAGGTTACTGTAACTATTCCCAGCCCAGATACTCAAATGACTTCTCTACAAACCCTTATACACTCACCTCACTGTAGAATCTGAAGATCCAGTTACAATGACTCTCTCATCGTACTGCAGACAAAGAACCGAGCCAGTATGTCCTGTTAATACTTTCAAACATTCCAAGCTTGTTTTGTCCCAGATCTGTTTAAAGACAAGAAGTATAAATGAATTACCAACATCAGGAATGTGGATCCAAGACTTTAACATTATCACAGCtgcaaaggaaggaagaaaactaGAGCTAGCAGGAAGAAGTCAGAGGTGGTTATGACCCTGACCAATCAGTGAGCCCATCCTCCTTTTCAGCTTCAGgaaatccagttctgggcaacccagttcaagaaggacttcaagGAAATGCTTCAAGGAGCccagccatgaagatgctgaagggagtggaacatctttatgagaaaaggctgaggaagctgagtcTCCATAGCTTGGACAAGACGAGACTGAGGAGCAACCTCATATATGTTTATAAAGATATgaagggcagtgttgggaggagggagccaggctctgctcagtgatgacCAGTGATAAACAAGGGACAAcagctgcaagctggagcagaggaggttccaggtaaacataagggaaaaccttttcactgtgagggtgacagaggcctggaacaggctgcccagagaggttgaagCCAAACACTAGAAAAGCCTGCCCTGGAAGGTTGTGGAAGCTGCTTctatggagatgttcaaagacaGATTGGATGacatcttgagcaacctggtgcagtggaatgtgtccctacccatggcagaggtgttgaaactagatgatctttaaggtcccctccaatccaaaccattctgaacCTATGAACGCTGGTTTCACAAGCATTTCCCT
The window above is part of the Pogoniulus pusillus isolate bPogPus1 chromosome 22, bPogPus1.pri, whole genome shotgun sequence genome. Proteins encoded here:
- the FBXW11 gene encoding F-box/WD repeat-containing protein 11 isoform X3 produces the protein MEPDSVIEDKTIELMNTSVMEDQNEDESPKKNTLWQISNGTSSVIVSRKRPSEGNYEKEKDLCIKYFDQWSESDQVEFVEHLISRMCHYQHGHINSYLKPMLQRDFITALPEQGLDHIAENILSYLDARSLCAAELVCKEWQRVISEGMLWKKLIERMVRTDPLWKGLSERRGWDQYLFKNRPTDGPPNSFYRSLYPKIIQDIETIESNWRCGRHNLQRIQCRSENSKGVYCLQYDDEKIISGLRDNSIKIWDKTSLECLKVLTGHTGSVLCLQYDERVIVTGSSDSTVRVWDVNTGEVLNTLIHHNEAVLHLRFSNGLMVTCSKDRSIAVWDMASPTDITLRRVLVGHRAAVNVVDFDDKYIVSASGDRTIKVWSTSTCEFVRTLNGHKRGIACLQYRDRLVVSGSSDNTIRLWDIECGACLRVLEGHEELVRCIRFDNKRIVSGAYDGKIKVWDLQAALDPRAPASTLCLRTLVEHSGRVFRLQFDEFQIISSSHDDTILIWDFLNVPPSAQNETRSPSRTYTYISR
- the FBXW11 gene encoding F-box/WD repeat-containing protein 11 isoform X4 — translated: MEDQNEDESPKKNTLWQISNGTSSVIVSRKRPSEGNYEKEKDLCIKYFDQWSESDQVEFVEHLISRMCHYQHGHINSYLKPMLQRDFITALPEQGLDHIAENILSYLDARSLCAAELVCKEWQRVISEGMLWKKLIERMVRTDPLWKGLSERRGWDQYLFKNRPTDGPPNSFYRSLYPKIIQDIETIESNWRCGRHNLQRIQCRSENSKGVYCLQYDDEKIISGLRDNSIKIWDKTSLECLKVLTGHTGSVLCLQYDERVIVTGSSDSTVRVWDVNTGEVLNTLIHHNEAVLHLRFSNGLMVTCSKDRSIAVWDMASPTDITLRRVLVGHRAAVNVVDFDDKYIVSASGDRTIKVWSTSTCEFVRTLNGHKRGIACLQYRDRLVVSGSSDNTIRLWDIECGACLRVLEGHEELVRCIRFDNKRIVSGAYDGKIKVWDLQAALDPRAPASTLCLRTLVEHSGRVFRLQFDEFQIISSSHDDTILIWDFLNVPPSAQNETRSPSRTYTYISR
- the FBXW11 gene encoding F-box/WD repeat-containing protein 11 isoform X2 produces the protein MCALRCLQSMPSVRCLQNTSVMEDQNEDESPKKNTLWQISNGTSSVIVSRKRPSEGNYEKEKDLCIKYFDQWSESDQVEFVEHLISRMCHYQHGHINSYLKPMLQRDFITALPEQGLDHIAENILSYLDARSLCAAELVCKEWQRVISEGMLWKKLIERMVRTDPLWKGLSERRGWDQYLFKNRPTDGPPNSFYRSLYPKIIQDIETIESNWRCGRHNLQRIQCRSENSKGVYCLQYDDEKIISGLRDNSIKIWDKTSLECLKVLTGHTGSVLCLQYDERVIVTGSSDSTVRVWDVNTGEVLNTLIHHNEAVLHLRFSNGLMVTCSKDRSIAVWDMASPTDITLRRVLVGHRAAVNVVDFDDKYIVSASGDRTIKVWSTSTCEFVRTLNGHKRGIACLQYRDRLVVSGSSDNTIRLWDIECGACLRVLEGHEELVRCIRFDNKRIVSGAYDGKIKVWDLQAALDPRAPASTLCLRTLVEHSGRVFRLQFDEFQIISSSHDDTILIWDFLNVPPSAQNETRSPSRTYTYISR